AAATGAGTTGCCGCCGCGTCCGCTGCCGTCGTGTTCTGCTTGAACGACAGCCGCGATCTTCCCGTCCCTGCTAACTGTTCTCCGGCGCCGGCACTGGGCGGGAAGGATTCGAACCTTCGAATGCCGGAACCAAAATCCGGTGCCTTACCGGGCTTGGCGACCGCCCATCGAGCCGCGCCGCTACGTGGCCGTTACGCATCCCTCTTTACCCGCTTCACCGTCTTCACCTGCTGCCGGCTCGCCGACCTGGTGTTCCCAGGGCTGCATCGCACGGGGCGAGGCGCCGACAGAAGCACCCGGGCGAGGCGCGCCTGGCCGGGCCCCTGCCATTGCCCGCAGGCCCTGGCAGCCGCCCGGGTGTCCTTGAAGGATCCGACCACCGCCGAACCGCTCCCCGACAGCACAACGCGCTCGGCACCGAGCCCCAGGAGGGCCTTCCTGGCACCCCGAACAGTGTCGAAAGACCTCTCGACTCCGCGCTGGAAGTCATTGAAAAACCAAGCTTCCGCCGCGTCGCTGCTGCGCGGGAAAGGGGTGACCCTAGAAGCCGAACGGCGGGATGTCAAACGAGGTAGCGCGGCGCGGTAAGCCCACGCGGTGTTCACCCTTTCGCGAGGCACGGCCAGCACCAGGACGCCCGCGGGTTTCCACGGCAGCGGCTCCAGGACGTCGCCGATTCCCGTCGCACGCGCGGGGGCGCAGCGCAGGAAGAACGGCACGTCGGCGCCGAGGCTGCGGGCAATCCTCACGGCCTCGCGCGGCGGCAGGCGGCGGCCGAGAAGACCCGGAAGGACCCGGATCACGGCAGCGGCATCGCTGCTGCCTCCGCCGAGGCCGGCGCCGGAGGGGATTTCCTTGCGAAGGCGGATCGAGACGGCGGCCTTCTCGCCGAGTGCCGCGAGCACGGCTACCGCTGCGCGCGCAGCCAGGTTCGAGCGTCCGCCGGGCACGCGCTCCGGTCCCGAGACGCTGCATGAGACGCTGCTGCGCGAAGCCGCGCGCACCGAGACCGTCACGGTGTCGTACAGAGAAATGGCGAACATCAGCGAGTCGATGTCGTGGTAGCCGTCGGCTCTTTTTGCGAGCACGCGCAGCGAGAGATTCACCTTAGCGGGCGCCCGGACGGTCGCCTGGCGCGTTGCGCTGCGCGGTTTCGACAGTTTCGACATGGGGGCGCAAAGTTTG
The nucleotide sequence above comes from Candidatus Binatia bacterium. Encoded proteins:
- the ispE gene encoding 4-(cytidine 5'-diphospho)-2-C-methyl-D-erythritol kinase — protein: MSKLSKPRSATRQATVRAPAKVNLSLRVLAKRADGYHDIDSLMFAISLYDTVTVSVRAASRSSVSCSVSGPERVPGGRSNLAARAAVAVLAALGEKAAVSIRLRKEIPSGAGLGGGSSDAAAVIRVLPGLLGRRLPPREAVRIARSLGADVPFFLRCAPARATGIGDVLEPLPWKPAGVLVLAVPRERVNTAWAYRAALPRLTSRRSASRVTPFPRSSDAAEAWFFNDFQRGVERSFDTVRGARKALLGLGAERVVLSGSGSAVVGSFKDTRAAARACGQWQGPGQARLARVLLSAPRPVRCSPGNTRSASRQQVKTVKRVKRDA